In Elaeis guineensis isolate ETL-2024a chromosome 1, EG11, whole genome shotgun sequence, a genomic segment contains:
- the LOC105038541 gene encoding uncharacterized protein, giving the protein MADAADLQDWELLSSQSSEDPKAFEGLDGEGDSYGGAIELDYFSLDSENRRIEKASLEEESEEGGVDSDNPTRVDPGSDSRDMGRSRGEVEFTGSGFPVKNFGGFWSDGSSDYPSSPADRERGEPGNKGDSVTEDSRDMGRSRGEVECTGSGFPVKNSSGFWSDGSSDYRSSPADSERGEPGNKGDSVTEVGVEGIEAGHQEPSDDEGGKSLDFGGSGGSEGIETGHEEHGVEESGELAKMGDGLGSSEGVSNSEGKKKILAWWKMPLDFIKFYVCKMRPVWSISIAAAIMAFVMLGRKLYKMKHKSRTIQLKIALDDKKVSQLKLRAARLNEAFTVVRRVPVIRRVPAGGVTAWPVVNLR; this is encoded by the exons ATGGCAGATGCTGCCGACCTCCAAGACTGGGAATTGCTCAGCTCCCAGTCCTCCGAGGATCCCAAGGCCTTCGAGGGCTTAGATGGCGAAGGCGACTCCTATGGCGGTGCCATCGAGTTGGATTACTTCTCCCTCGACTCCGAGAATCGCCGTATCGAGAAGGCgtccttggaggaggagagcgaAGAAGGTGGCGTTGATTCGGATAACCCTACTCGGGTCGATCCCGGTTCTGACTCCAGGGACATGGGGAGGTCGAGAGGAGAGGTGGAATTTACAGGAAGTGGATTTCCGGTGAAGAATTTTGGTGGTTTTTGGTCCGATGGGTCGTCTGATTACCCGAGTTCGCCGGCTGATAGGGAAAGAGGGGAACCTGGTAATAAAGGGGATTCAGTAACGGAAGACTCTAGGGACATGGGGAGGTCGAGAGGAGAGGTGGAATGTACAGGAAGTGGGTTTCCGGTGAAGAATTCCAGTGGTTTTTGGTCCGATGGGTCGTCGGATTACCGGAGTTCGCCGGCTGATAGCGAAAGGGGGGAACCTGGTAATAAAGGGGATTCCGTAACGGAAGTCGGTGTTGAAGGAATCGAGGCTGGGCATCAGGAACCTAGCGATGATGAGGGTGGAAAAAGTTTGGATTTTGGAGGAAGTGGGGGAAGTGAGGGAATCGAGACAGGGCATGAGGAGCATGGGGTGGAGGAATCTGGTGAATTGGCGAAGATGGGAGATGGCTTGGGTTCCTCGGAGGGTGTGTCTAACAgcgaaggaaagaagaaaatattGGCTTGGTGGAAGATGCCACTGGATTTCATTAAATTTTATGTTTGTAAGATGAGGCCGGTTTGGTCCATCTCCATAGCTGCTGCGATTATGGCTTTTGTTATGCTGGGAAGGAAATTGTACAAAATGAAACACAAGAGCCGCACCATTCAGCTTAAGATTGCCCTTGACGACAAG AAGGTGTCCCAGTTAAAGCTCCGTGCTGCACGCCTCAATGAAGCATTCACGGTGGTGAGACGTGTGCCCGTCATCAGAAGAGTTCCAGCAGGTGGTGTCACTGCATGGCCCGTGGTGAATTTGAGATGA
- the LOC105038542 gene encoding uncharacterized protein → MADTDAAAAPSVPAEEEAVNGAEALHEDATAAVEEIAPSAADHKRKLGDLEPGEDEEAPPKKQEVATDDPALAADESGPEAKEIATGAGEAEPARLEGEIDGSVFEKAKSDDMLGAEPKPEEIDAEQLLPDEGTSELAADRGHEVQKPEAPPMNGQLASAQNVQQVPPENLEKSTPEDSQQGSLPSAGQQPSVELATSSDKIEVPNSKVGVLIGKAGDTIKYLQINSGAKIQITRDAEADPHSTTRPVELIGTVENINKAKQLIKDVIAEADAGGSPSLVARGFSTVQSGGEQTEIKVPNEKVGLIIGKGGETIKNLQTRSGARIQLIPQHLPEGDSSKERTVRITGNKKQIESAKEMIKEVMNQAPTRPSPLSGGYSQQGFRPRGPTGVAQWGSSATVPTRPTMGNDYQQRGMYPPLQTTQYPQPYGSYSQQPPPRGGYGAGWDQKPVAPVHSTHPSGGYDYYGQGGQAADSQPSNPVPNPSLASTPASVNYNYGQSQAPVYGQPTPYAQPAPTQQNYGHGYNEPKYDNQATSQQFYGQQPMGSQPGVYGQQAAPQPGYGQQQAYSKPSYGAPPQEMPPSYGPPRASQPGDPMYQGSGSSSYGSSAPTQQSYPYSSSAPSQQPAPAYNQTYPASGAMDGYPQPPLAAYSQHSGPAAPGYGQSGQPVPAYTQPGSQPGGYGQYPSSQQGYVEPVSSNVNYGYHGGSADAGYGNTAPSSGYGVPPPASSQPGYAQPPSNPSGYYEQSVPSQTGFGNHPGTAPVGYVKSASPQPGYGGQYDSAQMYGHH, encoded by the exons ATGGCGGATACCGACGCAGCGGCGGCGCCGTCGGTTCCGGCGGAAGAAGAAGCGGTGAACGGAGCGGAGGCTCTCCACGAGGACGCCACGGCTGCCGTGGAAGAGATCGCACCCTCCGCCGCGGATCACAAGAGGAAGCTGGGCGATCTCGAGCCTGGCGAGGACGAAGAGGCCCCACCCAAGAAGCAGGAGGTCGCGACCGACGACCCGGCGCTGGCCGCCGATGAGTCGGGGCCGGAGGCGAAGGAGATCGCCACCGGCGCCGGCGAGGCCGAGCCTGCCCGCCTGGAGGGAGAGATCGACGGCTCAG TGTTTGAAAAGGCGAAGTCGGATGACATGCTGGGCGCTGAACCAAAGCCAGAGGAGATTGATGCCGAGCAACTACTTCCGGATGAAGGAACTAGTGAATTGG CTGCTGATAGAGGTCATGAAGTGCAGAAACCTGAGGCTCCACCAATGAATGGTCAGCTTGCTTCTGCTCAAAATGTTCAGCAGGTTcctccagagaatcttgagaagtctACTCCTGAGGATTCTCAGCAAGGCAGTCTTCCCTCAGCAGGACAGCAGCCTTCAGTTGAGCTAGCAACTTCTTCTGATAAGATTGAAGTTCCTAACAGCAAG GTCGGTGTTCTTATTGGTAAAGCTggggatacaatcaagtacttgcaaattaATTCAGGGGCAAAAATTCAAATCACAAGAGATGCTGAAGCAGATCCGCACTCCACTACTCGACCTGTGGAATTGATAGGAACTGTTGAAAATATCAACAAGGCAAAACAGCTGATAAAGGATGTCATAGCTGAG GCTGATGCTGGGGGCTCCCCATCACTTGTAGCTAGGGGTTTTAGTACTGTACAATCTGGTGGAGAACAAACTGAAATAAAAGTTCCAAATGAAAAG GTGGGGTTGATTATAGGCAAGGGCGGTGAGACAATTAAGAATCTACAGACCAGATCTGGTGCTCGCATTCAG TTGATCCCACAACATCTACCTGAAGGCGATTCATCGAAGGAAAGGACCGTCCGTATAACTGGAAACAAAAAACAAATTGAATCTGCCAAAGAAATGATCAAGGAAGTTATGAATCAG GCTCCTACAAGGCCCTCACCACTCTCTGGTGGATACAGTCAGCAAGGTTTTCGCCCCCGGGGGCCTACAGGAGTAGCCCAGTGGGGATCCTCGGCAACAGTGCCAACACGACCAACCATGGGTAATGACTACCAGCAAAGAGGTATGTATCCACCACTACAGACAACACAATATCCTCAACCGTATGGCAGCTATTCGCAGCAGCCGCCTCCGAGAGGTGGCTATGGTGCAGGCTGGGATCAGAAGCCAGTAGCTCCTGTTCATAGCACACATCCAAGTGGTGGCTACGACTACTATGGTCAAGGTGGCCAGGCAGCTGACAGCCAACCATCTAACCCAGTGCCTAACCCTTCTCTAGCATCAACCCCTGCTTCTGTGAACTATAACTATGGGCAGTCTCAAGCTCCAGTTTATGGTCAACCAACACCTTACGCACAGCCTGCCCCTACACAGCAGAACTATGGGCATGGCTATAATGAGCCAAAGTATGATAACCAAGCAACTAGCCAGCAGTTTTATGGGCAACAGCCCATGGGCTCGCAGCCAGGTGTCTATGGACAACAAGCAGCACCACAGCCAGGCTATGGTCAACAGCAGGCTTACAGCAAGCCATCTTATGGTGCACCACCTCAAGAAATGCCTCCATCTTATGGGCCACCTAGAGCAAGTCAGCCAGGAGATCCTATGTATCAGGGCTCTGGATCTTCATCCTATGGATCAAGTGCACCCACTCAACAATCATATCCATATAGTTCAAGTGCACCTTCGCAGCAGCCGGCACCTGCTTATAATCAGACTTATCCTGCGTCAGGTGCTATGGATGGGTATCCACAGCCACCATTGGCTGCTTATTCCCAGCATAGTGGTCCGGCTGCTCCTGGCTATGGTCAAAGTGGACAACCGGTGCCTGCTTATACCCAACCAGGCTCACAACCTGGTGGTTATGGGCAGTACCCATCATCCCAACAAGGCTATGTTGAACCAGTCTCTAGCAATGTGAATTATGGGTATCATGGTGGGTCAGCTGATGCAGGTTATGGCAATACTGCCCCGAGTTCAGGATATGGTGTACCACCACCTGCAAGCAGTCAGCCAGGGTATGCTCAGCCACCATCAAACCCATCAGGCTACTACGAGCAGTCCGTTCCCTCTCAGACAGGTTTTGGCAATCATCCAGGTACCGCACCAGTTGGTTATGTGAAGAGTGCGTCTCCACAGCCTGGATACGGAGGCCAGTATGATTCTGCTCAAATGTATGGTCACCATTGA